TAAACAACTAGGTTATACAAAGAGATGGTTAGAGTTGAAAGAGCTAGGAGTCCTGCAAAAGTAAGGTCCGTTTCGTAGTTTCTTCGACTTTCTAGGATAAGAATTCCTAGTCCAGAATTTCCAGCAACCCATTCCCCAGCAATAGCACCGAACCCAGCGGAGCCTATAGCAACTTTCAGCCCAGAGAAAATATTTGGAACAGAATAGGGGAGTAGAAGTCTTCTAAATGTTTGAATTTTTGTTGCGTTTTGCAGTTTAAAAAACTCTAGTAATTCGATAGGAGCGGAAGAAAAGCCCTGGTACAAAGTCAGTGTCAAAGGAAAAAATATTGTTAGCACTGTAGGAATAAGGACGGCACTCATTCCCCATCCAAACCACAACACTATTATGGGGGAGAGTGTAAACATGGGGATACACTGGAGTAAAACAAAAAGGGGTTGTAGGAAAGTTTTAGAGCTTTTATAGGAGAGCATAACGAGGGCTAAGACAAAGGAAAGGCCTCCGGCAAGAAGAAATCCGCCTATGATTTCTTTTAAGGTTACCAAAGACTCTTTTAGCAGGATTTCTCTAGAGCGGATGCAGCGTAGGGCTATGGATGAAGGGGGCGGACATACGAGCTTTGCTACGGGCGAGTAAAGGGCCCATATTTCCCAGCCAGTTAGGAAAGCGATGATGAACAGCATTGGAAATAAAAAATTTTTCTTCATAGATCAGTTTGGCTTAGGAAAGGATTAGGGATTTAGTAGGAAGTAAGCATATGCGAAAGGAGTTTGACAGCTTAGGAGAGGTAGAGGTTCCCGAGGACCGATATTATGGAGCACAAACGCAAAGATCTCTACAATTTTTTTCTTGGGGAGAAGAAAGAATGCCAGAGCCCGTTATTAAAGCTTTGGTTCTGGTGAAAAAGTGTGCAGCTAAAGCTAATGCTCTTTTGGGTTTGCTAGATGAAAAAACAGCAGAAAGGATTGTTGCTGCTACAGAAGAAATTCTAGCAGGGAATTTCTCTGAACACTTCCCCTTGAGAGTGTGGCAAACAGGAAGTGGCACACAATCTAACATGAATGTTAATGAAGTGATTGCAAATTTAGCTATCAAGAGGGCTGGGGGAATAATAGGTTCAAAAAATCCTGTTCATCCTAATGATCATGTGAATTGTTCACAGTCATCCAATGATGTTTTTCCTACGGCTATGCATATAGCTGCAGTTCAAGAGATGAAAAGCAAGCTATTGCCTGCTTTGGAGCATATGATTTCTGTCGTGAAGGATAAATCTGAAGAATTTCACAAGTACATCAAAATAGGTAGAACCCATCTCATGGATGCTGTTCCTATGACTTTAGGGCAGGAATTTTCCGGTTACTTGGATCAGTTAAAAAAGAATATTGAAAGAATAGGGTTTTCTCTATCTCATTTGTATGAGCTTGCTATAGGTGCTACAGCAGTCGGCACGGGCCTGAATGTTCCTCCTGGTTTTGTTGAGAAGTTTCTTGAATGCTTGAGGCAGGAAACTCAAGAACCTTTTTGTGCAGCTTCAAATACTTTTTCTGCCTTATCTTGTCATGACTCGTTAGTCTTCGCTCAAACTTGTTTGTCCTCTTTGGCTTGTTCTTTGACCAAGATTGCCACAGACTTGAGTTTTTTAGGATCAGGCCCTCGTTGTGGTTTGGGAGAACTTTTTTTCCCAGAAAACGAGCCAGGCTCATCCATAATGCCAGGGAAGATTAATCCCACTCAATGCGAAGCTACATTAATGGTGTGTACGCAAGTTTTCGGTTATACACAATCTGTTCTCTATGGTGGCAGTAGGGGTAATTTTGAATTAAATGTAATGAAGCCTGTGATCATTTATGATTTTCTAAGATCCGTTTCTTTATTATCGGGGGCTATGAGATCTTTTGCAGATAATTTTATTTCAGGGCTGCGTGTGAATGAAATAAAAATTAAAGAGTATACGGATAGATCGTTGATGATAGTGACGGCGCTATCTCCGGTAATAGGTTATGATAAGTGTTCCAAAATAGCATTAAAAGCTCTTCACGAAAATTTGACCCTCAGAGAAGCTGCAATCTCTCTAGGATTTGTCTCAGCAGAAGACTTTGACAAGTACGTTAACCCGTCTGATATGGTGGGTGACCGCTAGCATTTGCAAAAAAATATTAATCATGAATAGCTGTTTTATTTTCTAATTTTGCTAGGGCGTTAGCAAATAGGAGAGCACCTTTGAGGCTGGAGAAAATGTGATCTTCTCCAATTAATTCATCCAAATGATAACGTTTTAGATCATTGAGAGGAGTTCGCTTAACTCCAGCGAGGAGAAGTAAAGTGCCTTGCCGGTCACATTCTAAATAGAATTCTTCTAAGGCATGCATAGCGGAAACATCAATTGTGGGCACTCTTGTCATACATAAGATAAAGATCTTTGGTGGAGAAGAAACCTCGTTAAGAAGGTTTTTTAATCTATCTGCTATTCCGAAGAAGAAGGGGCCGTTGATTTCATAAATCTCTGTATTTGGAGGTACTTCGGACTTTAAAACTTTGGTGTCTTCTTTTGATTGAGTTTCATCATCAAAATAGTTTGCTGTTGATATAGCATCTGATAAATCACTCATTTGTTTCATGAATAAGAACGCTGCTAACATCATGCCAACTTGCACAGCAGAAGTGATGGTTGTCATTACTGTGAGAATGAAAACGGCTAGTAAAACAATAACATCTTTTTTAGGAGCGGTAAACAGGTGAATAAAGTGATGAATATCACTCATATTCCAAGCTATGAGAATCAAAACAGAAGCTAGGCATGTAAGAGGTATTTTTGTTGTTAAGGGCCAGAGGACCAGTAGGATGATGCAGATAAATATAGAATGTACTATGCCGGCTACGGGAGTTGTTGCGCCAGATTTTACGTTTGCTGTTGTTCTTGCCAGAGACCCTGTGACGGGAAGACCTGAAAACAAAGAGGTTCCCATATTAGCAATTCCTTGAGCTACTAGCTGGCAGTTAGATTGGTGTCTCCACCCAGTCATACCGTCGGCAACGACAGCGGATAGTAGAGTCTCTATACCGGCTAAGACTGCCAGAGTTAAAGCGTCTGGCATTATTTGTAAAATTCTTGTGATACTTAAATGGGGCCAAGAAGGTGTAGGGAAGGATGCTGGAATTGATCCATAGCGACTTCCTACTGTAGGAATGTCTATTTGTAGCAACCAAACGGCTAGGGTAGATATGACAATAGCAATCATTACTCCGGGGTATCGGGGTTTATAATTTCGGAAGTAAATCATGATAATTAGAGAAAAAAATCCTACAGCAAGAGATTTAGGGTCCCAAGTCCACCGGAAATCCCAATATGCTATCCATTTCCCGACAAAATCCGCTGGGATAGAGTCTCCCATTTGCAGGCCTAAAAAATCTTTGATCTGCGAAGAAAAGATAATCACAGATAAGCCCGTAGTAAGGCCTGTGACAACGGGATAGGGCATGTACTTGATGAAAGTACCCAGCCCCATCAAACCAAACCCTACAAGGAGGAGTCCAGCCAGAAATGTGACAATGAAAAGAGTTTCTACTCCGTATCTAGCAGAGATTCCGTAGAGGATAGTAATGAATGCACTCGTAGGGCCTGAAACTAATACCCGACTTCCGCCAAAGAAGGAGGCTAAAAATCCGCCAACAATAGCAGCATGAATTCCTTGTAACGGAGAGACTCCTACCCCAATAGATACCGCAATAGCAAAAGGGAAGGCCAGGATACCAACCGTAATGCCAGAAAGCACATCCTTTTTTAGGGCCCCGAGATTATAATCTTGTCTTAAGCAAGTATACAGTTTAGGTACAAAACTTTTTACAGACCAAGACATTCGGAAACCCATAAGATCAAACTTTTCCTATTATTGTTCGTTTAAAAGGTATCTTTGTCAATCTGTTCGTTAAGGATTTTTATCTTTGGAGTTTGGTTTTTATTTTTTGTCTTATTTCCTACGGAGAGGAAGCAAATTTTTTGTTTTTGGGAGTATTTGATAGAGGATTTTATTTTGATTGATTGGTTGATTTGAATTGTTTCTTGAGCTTAACACTCAGCTGTCGTATCCTGTCTATTGTGTTCCTTTCAGAAGGAGCTTTTCAGGTTCGAATCTTGCTACAAGGGGCTTGATTCGAGACTCTTCCTAATGTATGTCAATTATTTTAGCTTTTTAGCTAGGAGGATGGTATCTAGGCATTTTTCTAGAGCGTATGAGCGTGTGCCTGTGCGGCTTGTTGATGTTCCTTGGGTAGAGTTTAAGTGAAAAACTTTTAGTTGAGGGTAGTTTATGCTGGGTTTTCAATTGGGCATTCTTTTCTTATTTGGTTATTTAGCTATTGTTTTTGAGAACGTAGTTAGGGTAAGCAAATCGGCAATTGCTCTCGTAATGGGTGGACTCATGTGGTTAGTCTGTTTTGCTCATATGAATCAATCCAATGAAGCGGCTTTAGCTGCGCAACTGTCAGAAACCGCGCAGGTTATTTTTTTCCTATTTTCTGCCATGGCTATTGTGGAATTAATTGATGCGCATAAAGGTTTTTCCCTTATTTCAAGATTTTGCCATATAAAATCTAGAGCCGCTCTTTTGTGGGTTTTGATTATACTGTCATTTTTTCTCTCCTCAGCTCTAGATAATCTGACGTCCATCATAGTAATAGTCTCCATTCTGAAGAGGCTAGTGAAGTCTAGGGAAGACCGG
This is a stretch of genomic DNA from Chlamydiifrater phoenicopteri. It encodes these proteins:
- the fumC gene encoding class II fumarate hydratase; the encoded protein is MRKEFDSLGEVEVPEDRYYGAQTQRSLQFFSWGEERMPEPVIKALVLVKKCAAKANALLGLLDEKTAERIVAATEEILAGNFSEHFPLRVWQTGSGTQSNMNVNEVIANLAIKRAGGIIGSKNPVHPNDHVNCSQSSNDVFPTAMHIAAVQEMKSKLLPALEHMISVVKDKSEEFHKYIKIGRTHLMDAVPMTLGQEFSGYLDQLKKNIERIGFSLSHLYELAIGATAVGTGLNVPPGFVEKFLECLRQETQEPFCAASNTFSALSCHDSLVFAQTCLSSLACSLTKIATDLSFLGSGPRCGLGELFFPENEPGSSIMPGKINPTQCEATLMVCTQVFGYTQSVLYGGSRGNFELNVMKPVIIYDFLRSVSLLSGAMRSFADNFISGLRVNEIKIKEYTDRSLMIVTALSPVIGYDKCSKIALKALHENLTLREAAISLGFVSAEDFDKYVNPSDMVGDR
- a CDS encoding solute carrier family 26 protein, which produces MGFRMSWSVKSFVPKLYTCLRQDYNLGALKKDVLSGITVGILAFPFAIAVSIGVGVSPLQGIHAAIVGGFLASFFGGSRVLVSGPTSAFITILYGISARYGVETLFIVTFLAGLLLVGFGLMGLGTFIKYMPYPVVTGLTTGLSVIIFSSQIKDFLGLQMGDSIPADFVGKWIAYWDFRWTWDPKSLAVGFFSLIIMIYFRNYKPRYPGVMIAIVISTLAVWLLQIDIPTVGSRYGSIPASFPTPSWPHLSITRILQIMPDALTLAVLAGIETLLSAVVADGMTGWRHQSNCQLVAQGIANMGTSLFSGLPVTGSLARTTANVKSGATTPVAGIVHSIFICIILLVLWPLTTKIPLTCLASVLILIAWNMSDIHHFIHLFTAPKKDVIVLLAVFILTVMTTITSAVQVGMMLAAFLFMKQMSDLSDAISTANYFDDETQSKEDTKVLKSEVPPNTEIYEINGPFFFGIADRLKNLLNEVSSPPKIFILCMTRVPTIDVSAMHALEEFYLECDRQGTLLLLAGVKRTPLNDLKRYHLDELIGEDHIFSSLKGALLFANALAKLENKTAIHD